The Metabacillus litoralis genome contains a region encoding:
- a CDS encoding 2-oxoacid:acceptor oxidoreductase subunit alpha, which produces MISQLSWKVGGQQGEGIESTGEVFSIALNRLGYYLYGYRHFSSRIKGGHTNNKIRVSTTKVQAISDDLDILVAFDQETIDVNFHELRAGGIVLADAKFNPTIPENEHITLFSVPFTEIATELGTSLMKNMVAIGATSAILDIEPSQYHEVVNEIYGRKGEQIVEKNMQAIENGAKYLKEQLEFQRQDLYLEKADGKKRMFMIGNDAIALGAIAGGSRFMAAYPITPASEIMEYLIKKLPKFGGAVIQTEDEIAACTMAIGANYAGARTFTASAGPGLSLMMEAIGLSGMTEQPLVIIDTQRGGPSTGLPTKQEQSDLMAMIYGTHGEIPKVVMAPSTVEEAFYDTIEAFNIAEEYQVPVILLSDLQLSLGKQTVEPLDYSKIEIRRGKLVAEELPEVENKAYFKRFEVTEDGVSPRVIPGVKNGIHHVTGVEHDETGKPSESALNRVAQMDKRLRKLNNMQFNNPVYKNVQHENPDVLLVGYLSTRGTIEEAMQRLEADGIKVNHAQIRLIHPFPSDEILPLVEAAKKVIVVENNATGQLASLLKMNVGYANKISSLLKYDGNPFLPHEIHTRSKELI; this is translated from the coding sequence ATGATTAGTCAACTTTCATGGAAAGTTGGGGGACAGCAAGGAGAAGGAATTGAAAGTACAGGTGAAGTATTCTCTATTGCATTAAACCGACTAGGGTATTATTTATATGGCTATCGTCATTTTTCTTCTCGAATTAAAGGTGGTCACACCAATAACAAAATTCGTGTAAGCACAACAAAAGTTCAAGCAATTTCGGATGATCTTGATATTTTAGTAGCTTTTGACCAAGAAACAATTGATGTCAATTTCCACGAACTTCGTGCAGGGGGAATTGTGCTTGCAGATGCTAAATTTAATCCTACTATTCCAGAAAATGAGCATATAACTCTATTTTCAGTTCCCTTTACTGAAATTGCAACAGAGCTTGGAACTTCTTTAATGAAAAATATGGTCGCTATTGGCGCAACAAGTGCAATACTTGATATTGAACCAAGTCAATATCATGAGGTTGTAAATGAAATCTATGGCCGAAAAGGCGAACAAATTGTAGAGAAAAATATGCAGGCGATTGAAAATGGAGCAAAATATTTGAAAGAACAACTTGAGTTCCAACGTCAGGATCTCTATTTAGAGAAGGCAGACGGTAAAAAACGTATGTTTATGATTGGAAATGATGCGATCGCTTTAGGAGCCATTGCAGGTGGCTCACGTTTTATGGCTGCATATCCAATTACACCTGCTTCAGAAATTATGGAATATTTAATTAAAAAATTACCGAAGTTCGGCGGTGCGGTTATTCAAACAGAAGATGAAATTGCTGCTTGTACAATGGCAATTGGAGCCAACTATGCTGGAGCTCGTACATTTACAGCATCTGCAGGACCTGGCTTATCTTTAATGATGGAAGCAATCGGTCTATCAGGTATGACGGAGCAACCACTTGTTATTATTGATACACAACGTGGGGGTCCAAGTACAGGTTTACCAACCAAACAGGAACAATCGGACTTAATGGCTATGATTTATGGTACTCATGGAGAGATTCCGAAGGTTGTAATGGCTCCAAGTACAGTTGAAGAAGCATTCTACGATACTATTGAAGCGTTTAATATCGCTGAAGAATATCAAGTTCCTGTTATTTTATTATCAGATTTACAGCTTTCTCTTGGGAAGCAAACAGTAGAACCACTAGATTACAGCAAAATTGAAATTCGCCGTGGTAAGCTTGTTGCAGAGGAGCTTCCAGAAGTTGAAAACAAAGCATACTTTAAACGTTTTGAAGTAACTGAGGATGGTGTTTCTCCTCGTGTCATTCCAGGCGTGAAAAACGGAATTCACCATGTCACAGGGGTTGAACATGATGAAACAGGTAAGCCATCGGAATCTGCTTTGAATCGTGTAGCTCAAATGGATAAACGTTTAAGAAAACTTAATAACATGCAATTTAATAACCCTGTTTATAAAAATGTTCAGCATGAAAATCCTGATGTTTTACTCGTAGGTTATTTATCAACACGTGGAACTATTGAAGAAGCTATGCAGCGTCTAGAAGCTGATGGAATAAAGGTAAATCACGCTCAAATCCGCCTTATTCATCCATTCCCAAGCGATGAAATCCTTCCATTAGTTGAAGCGGCTAAAAAAGTAATTGTCGTAGAAAATAATGCAACAGGTCAACTTGCGAGTCTTCTTAAAATGAACGTAGGATATGCGAATAAGATTTCTTCTTTACTAAAATATGATGGTAATCCATTCCTACCTCATGAAATTCATACTAGAAGCAAGGAGTTGATCTAA
- a CDS encoding 2-oxoacid:ferredoxin oxidoreductase subunit beta gives MAATFKDFRNNVKPNWCPGCGDFSVQAAIQRAAANVGLTPEELAVVSGIGCSGRISGYINSYGFHGIHGRSLPIAQGVKMANKDLTVIASGGDGDGFAIGMGHTIHAIRRNIDITYIVMDNQIYGLTKGQTSPRSDAGFVTKSTPQGSIESALSVMEMALTAGATFVAQSFSTDLKDLTALIEAGINHKGFSLINVFSPCVTYNKVNTYDWFKENLTKLSNVEGYDPHNKEVAMQTLMQHNGLVTGLIYQNTEQKSYQESINGYSETPLSQADLTIDEEEFNKMLAEFM, from the coding sequence ATGGCAGCAACATTTAAAGATTTTCGTAATAATGTAAAACCAAACTGGTGTCCAGGCTGTGGTGACTTTTCTGTACAAGCAGCAATTCAACGTGCAGCGGCGAATGTTGGACTAACGCCTGAAGAGCTTGCAGTTGTTTCTGGTATTGGCTGCTCAGGGCGTATTTCAGGTTACATTAATTCATATGGATTCCACGGAATTCATGGTCGTTCTTTACCAATTGCACAAGGTGTTAAAATGGCAAATAAAGACTTGACTGTTATTGCCTCTGGTGGAGATGGCGATGGATTTGCAATTGGAATGGGTCATACTATTCACGCTATTCGTCGTAATATTGACATTACTTATATTGTCATGGACAACCAAATTTATGGATTAACAAAAGGACAAACTTCTCCTCGAAGTGATGCTGGATTTGTGACGAAGAGCACTCCACAAGGTTCAATTGAATCTGCATTATCGGTTATGGAAATGGCCTTAACAGCTGGTGCTACATTTGTAGCACAAAGCTTCTCTACAGACCTTAAAGATTTAACAGCATTAATTGAAGCAGGTATTAATCATAAAGGATTTTCGTTAATTAACGTGTTCAGTCCTTGCGTAACGTATAATAAAGTAAATACGTACGATTGGTTTAAAGAGAATTTAACAAAGCTTTCAAATGTAGAAGGGTATGACCCACATAATAAAGAAGTGGCGATGCAAACTCTTATGCAGCATAATGGATTGGTTACGGGTTTAATCTATCAAAATACAGAACAAAAATCTTATCAAGAAAGTATTAATGGGTATAGTGAAACACCTCTTTCTCAAGCTGATTTAACAATAGATGAGGAAGAATTTAATAAAATGTTAGCGGAATTTATGTAG
- the tdh gene encoding L-threonine 3-dehydrogenase, producing MNGKMKALIKHHRGYGAQLEMVTIPQISENEVLIKVKATSICGTDVHIYKWDEWSASRVNPPYIFGHEFSGEVVEIGDKVTNVKVGDSVSAETHLVCGKCPQCLTGKAHICNATKIIGVDTGGCFAEFVALPSTNLWKNPKDMPYDLASIQEPMGNAVHTVLAGDVIGKTVAVIGCGPIGIMAVGIAKAAGAAQVIAVDINEYRLQLAKQLGATTIVNSKCQDPLQVVYELTYGHGVEVVCEMSGQPVAINQGFKMVTNGGRVSILSLPTKPVEFDVTNDIVFKGITIQGITGRKMFETWKQVSALIHSGQVNVKSLITHRFSLEQYEKGFELMMDGNCGKVILHP from the coding sequence GTGAACGGAAAAATGAAAGCGCTTATAAAACATCATAGAGGATACGGGGCACAGTTAGAAATGGTAACCATTCCACAAATTTCAGAAAATGAAGTATTAATTAAAGTAAAAGCAACATCAATTTGTGGGACTGATGTTCATATTTATAAATGGGATGAGTGGTCAGCAAGTAGAGTAAATCCACCTTATATTTTTGGTCATGAGTTTTCTGGAGAAGTTGTTGAGATTGGAGATAAAGTGACAAATGTTAAAGTGGGTGATTCTGTTTCCGCGGAAACACATTTAGTCTGTGGAAAATGTCCGCAGTGTTTAACGGGTAAAGCACATATTTGCAATGCTACTAAAATCATTGGTGTTGATACTGGAGGGTGTTTTGCAGAGTTTGTTGCGCTGCCTTCAACAAACTTATGGAAAAATCCTAAAGATATGCCATATGATCTTGCCTCTATTCAGGAACCAATGGGAAATGCTGTTCACACCGTGTTAGCAGGCGATGTAATTGGTAAAACAGTTGCTGTTATCGGGTGTGGCCCAATTGGAATAATGGCTGTAGGAATAGCAAAAGCTGCTGGTGCAGCTCAGGTCATTGCGGTAGATATAAATGAATATCGATTACAGCTAGCAAAACAACTCGGTGCAACGACAATTGTGAATTCGAAATGCCAAGATCCTTTACAAGTTGTATATGAATTAACTTATGGTCATGGAGTAGAGGTTGTATGTGAAATGTCAGGTCAGCCTGTTGCAATTAACCAGGGGTTTAAAATGGTAACAAATGGAGGGCGCGTGTCGATTCTAAGTTTACCTACAAAACCAGTCGAATTTGATGTTACAAATGATATTGTTTTTAAAGGGATAACGATTCAAGGAATAACCGGGAGAAAAATGTTTGAAACATGGAAGCAAGTTTCCGCTTTAATTCATTCAGGACAGGTCAATGTAAAATCACTTATTACACATAGATTTTCTTTAGAGCAATATGAAAAAGGTTTTGAGTTAATGATGGATGGTAATTGTGGAAAAGTAATTTTACACCCATAA
- a CDS encoding glycine C-acetyltransferase, producing the protein MNGFEFLRLELEEMKKQGTFRQLIPLESDQSSRVVINGKKVIQLSSNNYLGLTSHPRLRSAALKAVENYGAGTGSVRTIAGTFTMHKELEEKLAEFKHTESSLVFQSGFTTNQGVLSSILTNEDVVISDELNHASIIDGIRLTKAARKVYKHVDMLDLERALKESENYRVRVIVTDGVFSMDGNIAPLPKIVDLAEKYHALVMVDDAHASGVLGENGRGTVNHFGLDGRVHIQVGTLSKAIGVLGGYVAGPRTLIEYLIHKGRPFLFSTSHPPAVTAACMEAINVLVEEPQLIKRLWENTRTFKDGLAKLGFNTGKSDTPITPIIVGDEALAHRFSDKLLEYGVFAQGIAFPTVAKGHARVRTIVTAEHSIEDLEEALSIFEKAGKELKII; encoded by the coding sequence ATGAACGGTTTTGAGTTTTTGCGATTAGAGTTAGAAGAAATGAAGAAACAGGGAACATTTCGTCAATTAATACCTTTAGAATCTGACCAATCATCGAGAGTGGTAATTAATGGTAAAAAAGTTATCCAGTTGTCTTCAAACAATTATTTAGGATTAACTTCGCATCCTCGCTTACGCTCTGCGGCACTTAAGGCTGTTGAAAACTATGGGGCAGGAACAGGGTCAGTGCGAACGATTGCTGGTACTTTTACTATGCATAAAGAGTTAGAGGAAAAACTTGCTGAATTCAAACATACTGAATCTTCATTAGTTTTTCAATCCGGGTTTACAACTAATCAAGGGGTACTTTCTTCTATTTTAACTAATGAGGATGTTGTGATTTCAGATGAATTAAATCATGCTTCCATTATTGATGGTATTCGGTTAACGAAGGCTGCTAGGAAGGTTTATAAACACGTAGACATGTTAGACCTTGAAAGAGCACTAAAAGAATCAGAGAATTATAGAGTACGTGTTATTGTGACTGATGGCGTATTCTCCATGGATGGTAATATTGCCCCTTTACCTAAAATTGTAGACCTAGCAGAAAAATACCATGCATTGGTAATGGTTGATGATGCACATGCTTCAGGGGTATTAGGAGAAAATGGGCGAGGTACGGTTAACCATTTTGGCTTAGATGGGCGTGTTCATATACAAGTGGGAACGTTAAGTAAAGCTATAGGTGTTTTGGGAGGTTACGTAGCTGGACCAAGAACACTTATTGAGTATTTAATTCATAAAGGCAGACCATTTTTATTTAGTACATCTCATCCACCTGCAGTTACAGCCGCATGCATGGAAGCGATAAATGTTTTAGTAGAGGAACCACAATTAATTAAGAGACTGTGGGAAAATACAAGGACTTTTAAAGATGGTTTGGCGAAACTTGGATTTAACACTGGGAAAAGTGATACTCCTATAACGCCGATAATTGTTGGGGATGAGGCATTAGCACACAGATTTTCTGACAAATTGCTAGAGTATGGTGTATTTGCTCAAGGGATTGCTTTTCCTACTGTGGCTAAAGGTCACGCGCGCGTTCGGACAATTGTTACAGCAGAACATTCAATAGAGGATCTTGAAGAGGCTCTCAGTATTTTTGAGAAAGCGGGAAAAGAATTAAAGATTATCTAA
- a CDS encoding DNA topoisomerase III, whose amino-acid sequence MKIIIAEKPDQASTLSAQFQRVKRDGYFEVKPNDLFPEGAYFTWAIGHLTQLSNPEAYKPEWKKWSISMLPIIPERFQYEVTKSKSKQFYIIKQLLNNPIVTEIIHAGDAGREGELIVRNIINLSGVKMPIKRLWISSLTPAAIQTGFRQLLDDEKTKNLFYEAYSRACADWLVGMNASRVYSLLLKERGMNDVFSAGRVQTPTLALIVKREKEIDSFKPEPFWEVIATFNINGKKYKGKWHKDQQTRVMDKELANKIAVFCTGKPAEIKDLITERKEYQPPMLFNLSSLQATANKAFKFSPKKTLDIVQSLYQKGIVSYPRSDSTYVTEGEAEQFPEILQKLSGFDQYKELFPLPVSTIVKNPRYVNEKKVTDHYAIIPTEQVRDPKKLSSDEEKIYDMIVRRLIAAHYEKAIFDYSTLTTLVDGRAEFITKGKQQIQEGWRKVIYQNDKDKDEILPNLEKGDSGHVDKVETKEGKTQPPKRYTEGQLITLMKTAGKYLENDELEKVLSKVEGLGTEATRAGIITMLKDRKYIEIKRNQVFATDKAKVLIEAVGDHILASPEMTAKWEQRLSEIGEGQASPSVFMEQTKKLSTKIVSDAIEISASWSFEGLKVESIQRTSSKYSLGKKIGKCKFCDGNVVDKGEFYGCSNYKANQCKFTISKKILGKKVSQANAQKLLSEGQSNVIKGFKKGDKTFDARLEWKDNKVQFLFEDTNVKK is encoded by the coding sequence ATGAAAATAATTATAGCTGAAAAACCTGACCAAGCTTCGACCCTAAGTGCACAATTTCAAAGAGTAAAGCGGGACGGTTATTTTGAGGTGAAACCTAATGATCTGTTTCCAGAAGGTGCTTATTTCACGTGGGCTATAGGTCACCTAACGCAATTAAGTAATCCAGAAGCATATAAGCCAGAATGGAAAAAGTGGTCTATTTCAATGTTACCTATTATTCCAGAAAGGTTTCAGTACGAAGTAACGAAATCAAAATCAAAACAGTTTTATATTATAAAACAGTTATTAAACAATCCAATCGTAACAGAAATCATTCATGCGGGTGATGCTGGGCGTGAAGGGGAGTTAATTGTCAGAAATATTATCAATTTGTCAGGTGTAAAAATGCCAATAAAGAGATTATGGATCTCCTCATTAACACCGGCTGCTATACAAACGGGATTTCGTCAGTTATTAGACGATGAAAAAACAAAAAATCTCTTTTATGAGGCTTATTCTCGTGCCTGTGCAGATTGGCTCGTTGGAATGAACGCCTCTAGAGTATATTCTTTATTGCTGAAAGAACGTGGTATGAATGATGTATTTTCAGCGGGGAGAGTTCAGACTCCTACACTTGCACTGATTGTTAAAAGAGAAAAGGAAATTGATTCTTTTAAACCTGAACCATTTTGGGAGGTTATTGCAACATTTAACATTAACGGTAAGAAATATAAAGGGAAATGGCATAAAGATCAGCAAACACGTGTGATGGATAAGGAACTAGCGAATAAAATAGCGGTGTTTTGCACCGGGAAACCTGCAGAAATTAAAGATTTGATAACTGAAAGAAAAGAATATCAACCACCTATGCTTTTTAATTTGTCCTCTTTACAGGCAACAGCAAACAAAGCATTTAAGTTTTCGCCTAAGAAAACATTAGATATCGTTCAATCACTCTATCAAAAGGGAATCGTTTCTTACCCACGAAGTGATTCAACGTATGTAACAGAGGGAGAGGCGGAACAATTTCCAGAGATTCTACAGAAGCTAAGTGGATTTGATCAATATAAAGAACTCTTTCCTTTGCCAGTTTCAACAATAGTAAAAAACCCTCGTTATGTGAACGAAAAAAAGGTAACTGATCACTACGCAATTATCCCAACTGAGCAAGTTAGGGACCCTAAAAAGCTCTCTTCTGATGAAGAAAAAATTTATGACATGATTGTGAGAAGGCTAATCGCTGCCCATTATGAAAAGGCAATTTTTGATTATTCTACCTTAACAACCCTTGTTGATGGACGTGCAGAATTTATAACAAAAGGGAAGCAGCAAATTCAAGAAGGCTGGCGTAAAGTCATCTATCAAAATGACAAGGATAAGGATGAGATTTTACCCAACCTTGAAAAGGGAGACTCCGGACATGTTGATAAGGTTGAAACAAAGGAAGGAAAAACCCAGCCACCAAAACGATATACAGAGGGACAATTAATTACCTTAATGAAAACTGCTGGTAAATATCTTGAGAATGATGAACTCGAAAAAGTACTAAGTAAGGTAGAAGGCTTAGGAACTGAAGCAACAAGAGCTGGAATTATCACAATGCTAAAAGATCGTAAATATATCGAGATTAAAAGAAATCAAGTATTTGCAACAGATAAAGCAAAAGTTCTTATTGAAGCAGTAGGAGATCATATTTTGGCTTCACCTGAAATGACAGCAAAATGGGAACAACGCTTATCAGAAATTGGAGAAGGTCAGGCATCACCATCTGTTTTTATGGAGCAGACAAAAAAATTGTCGACTAAAATAGTATCGGATGCTATAGAAATCTCTGCAAGTTGGAGTTTTGAAGGTTTAAAAGTAGAATCAATTCAGAGAACATCTTCTAAATATTCTTTAGGAAAGAAAATAGGTAAATGTAAGTTCTGTGATGGAAATGTAGTTGACAAAGGAGAGTTCTACGGCTGTTCAAACTACAAAGCTAATCAATGCAAATTTACAATTTCGAAAAAGATACTTGGTAAAAAAGTCTCACAAGCAAATGCTCAAAAATTGTTAAGTGAAGGTCAGTCCAATGTTATTAAAGGGTTTAAAAAGGGGGATAAAACCTTTGATGCAAGGCTTGAATGGAAGGACAACAAAGTACAATTCCTCTTTGAAGATACGAATGTAAAAAAATAG
- the miaB gene encoding tRNA (N6-isopentenyl adenosine(37)-C2)-methylthiotransferase MiaB, producing the protein MNEQQRKESTQVNPSDKKSEKDYSQYFQAVYMPPSLKDAKKRGKEDVKYDGFSIPEEFKGMGQGRKFYIRTYGCQMNEHDTEVMAGIFMALGYEPTDGVEDANVILLNTCAIRENAENKVFGELGHLKTLKKERPDLLLGVCGCMSQEESVVNRILKVHPFVDMIFGTHNIHRLPQILNEAYLSKEMVVEVWSKEGDVIENLPKVRKGNIKAWVNIMYGCDKFCTYCIVPYTRGKERSRRPEEIIQEVRHLAAQGYKEITLLGQNVNAYGKDFEDIEYGLGDLMDEIHKIDIPRIRFTTSHPRDFDDHLIEVLAKGGNLLDHIHLPVQSGSSEILKIMARKYSRESYLELVRKIKEAMPNASLTTDIIVGFPNETEEQFEETLSLYREVEFDSAYTFIYSPREGTPAAKMKDNVPMEVKKERLQRLNAIVNETSAKKLKEYEGQIVNVLVEGESKNNPDVLAGYTEKSKLVNFRAPKSAIGQIVKVKIIKAKTWTLDGEMVEEAVEVN; encoded by the coding sequence ATGAATGAACAACAGCGTAAGGAAAGTACTCAAGTAAACCCATCGGACAAAAAATCCGAAAAGGACTACAGCCAGTATTTCCAAGCCGTATATATGCCGCCTTCTCTAAAAGATGCGAAGAAGCGTGGAAAAGAAGATGTAAAATATGATGGATTTTCGATTCCAGAAGAATTTAAAGGAATGGGACAAGGCCGTAAGTTTTATATTCGCACATATGGCTGTCAGATGAATGAGCATGACACAGAGGTAATGGCAGGGATTTTCATGGCATTGGGCTATGAGCCAACAGACGGTGTGGAAGATGCAAACGTGATTCTTTTAAACACATGTGCTATTCGTGAAAATGCAGAAAACAAAGTGTTTGGTGAATTAGGACACTTAAAAACATTAAAAAAAGAAAGACCAGATCTTCTATTAGGTGTTTGCGGCTGTATGTCACAAGAGGAATCGGTTGTGAATCGTATTCTTAAGGTACATCCTTTTGTTGATATGATTTTTGGTACACATAATATCCATCGTTTACCACAAATCTTAAATGAAGCTTATCTCTCAAAAGAAATGGTTGTTGAAGTATGGTCAAAAGAGGGAGATGTTATTGAAAATCTTCCAAAAGTCCGTAAAGGAAACATTAAAGCATGGGTTAATATTATGTATGGCTGTGACAAGTTCTGTACGTATTGTATCGTTCCTTATACACGTGGTAAAGAGCGTAGCCGTCGTCCTGAAGAAATTATCCAGGAAGTACGCCATTTAGCTGCACAAGGCTATAAAGAAATTACGCTTCTTGGTCAAAACGTTAATGCGTATGGTAAGGATTTCGAGGATATAGAATATGGTTTAGGCGATTTAATGGACGAAATTCATAAGATTGATATTCCTCGTATTCGCTTTACTACAAGTCACCCTCGTGACTTTGATGATCATCTAATTGAAGTGTTAGCTAAAGGCGGTAACCTTCTTGATCATATTCATTTACCGGTTCAATCAGGTAGCTCTGAAATATTGAAAATTATGGCTCGTAAATATTCACGTGAGAGCTATTTAGAGCTAGTTCGTAAAATTAAAGAAGCAATGCCAAACGCTTCTTTAACAACAGATATTATTGTTGGTTTCCCGAATGAAACGGAAGAACAATTTGAAGAAACACTTTCACTTTATCGTGAGGTTGAATTTGATAGTGCTTATACGTTCATTTACTCACCACGTGAAGGCACACCAGCAGCAAAAATGAAAGATAATGTACCAATGGAGGTTAAGAAAGAACGCCTTCAACGTTTAAATGCAATTGTAAATGAAACTTCTGCAAAAAAATTAAAAGAATACGAAGGTCAGATTGTGAATGTGCTTGTTGAAGGTGAGAGCAAAAACAATCCAGATGTTCTTGCAGGGTACACAGAAAAAAGTAAGCTTGTTAACTTTAGAGCACCAAAATCGGCAATTGGTCAAATTGTCAAAGTGAAAATCATAAAAGCTAAAACATGGACGCTAGATGGAGAAATGGTAGAAGAAGCGGTTGAGGTGAATTAA
- a CDS encoding RicAFT regulatory complex protein RicA family protein translates to MTKVYTKDDIVVKARELAQMISESKEVDFFKRAEAQLNENQKVREMIASIKSLQKQAVNFQHYGKHEALKQVEEKIDKIQGELDEIPIIQEFKDSQIEVNDLLQLVSHTISNKVTNEIITSTGGDLLAGETGSKVRSSKGGSSCS, encoded by the coding sequence ATGACAAAAGTATATACGAAAGACGATATCGTAGTAAAAGCCCGAGAACTTGCACAAATGATTTCAGAATCCAAAGAAGTTGATTTCTTTAAACGTGCGGAAGCTCAGCTTAATGAAAATCAAAAAGTTCGTGAGATGATCGCGAGTATCAAAAGCTTACAAAAACAAGCAGTTAATTTTCAACACTATGGTAAACATGAAGCGTTAAAGCAAGTAGAAGAGAAAATTGACAAAATTCAAGGTGAACTTGATGAAATTCCAATTATACAAGAATTTAAAGATTCCCAAATTGAAGTAAATGACTTGCTTCAACTAGTTTCTCATACAATTTCAAATAAAGTAACAAATGAAATCATTACTTCAACTGGTGGTGACCTTTTAGCAGGTGAAACTGGTTCGAAAGTAAGAAGCTCTAAAGGCGGCAGTAGCTGTTCATAA